The region gctttgccttcctagagaatttggcccatccaAGGTCAAGGCCACCCTCCCTtatcctcctcaatagctacagacacagaaatggcacagaCTAAGCTCAtttgggactggctctagtggctgtgcttctgcaccaaggctgaatttcgtaaaagagacttcagatacagtattaggggaccactaaggtctatgtaaaagcgtccaaaaagcaccatgtcatgggaccttcaaaCATGATGAATAATATCCCGATGAATAACTCCAGCTGTAAATTCCTTCATGTTAACCCTTCCTGCTCTGAGTCAGTGGGACATAGCGTGGACACAGGATGAGCTGACTGATGTTGGTTAATGGGCTGCAGCTGTAAACACATCTGGATTAGCAGGAAgtcattttcagtgtttgtgtggtgtAGCTGACATCAGATTAGCTGTTTCCTGCCCTTTAACACAGATCCGTTTGGtgatggacagacagatgttGGACACTGAAATTGGTACAGCAAGAAACTGATTTGTTAGTTATCATTATAGCTTGTAGGtctttgaaaaagtaattttgtcTGGTAATCAGTATAGAGTTGTTAAAATAGTAAATGGCAAGAAACGAATGCCAATTAGTTGCAAACTGTTTTTGCCAATAATAAACTACCCCCAGACACTGCCTCTCGTCCAATAATTAGTAGGCTAATAGCTGCTTTTGATGGACGCCAGTGGCAGCACAAATATTGTGGATACCTAATGTTTTAACTCAGTATTTCACTATAAATTAAAGAGTCATTAATCGGTTACAAGTCAGTAGTTGTAACTCAAGCTGGTAACTGGCTGGTGTAAGTACTAGCCTGTACCTGGTTGGTCTTAACACTAGCTAGTAACTGGCTGGTGTTAGCCCTAGCCTGTACCTGGTTGGTGTTAGCACAAGCTGGTAATTGGTTGGTGTTAGCACTAGCCTGTACCTGGTTGGTGTTACCACTAGCGTGTACCTGGTTGGTGTTAGCACTGGCTGGTAACTGGTTGGTGTTAGCACTAGCTGGTAACTGGTTGGTGTTGGCACTAGCCTGTACCTGGTTGGTGACAGTGTTCTGGTGTCCTTTGCTCTGCTGCAGAATGGGTTTTAATGGAGGAAAGGTTTTGGAAGAGGCTTTGTGggtgtttgtttctctgtgacTATAGGAAACCTCAAACTTGACAGGGGTAAAAATGTCCCTCACTTCTTTCTGTAGAAAGAAGAAACAGAGGAGGAATACACATCATTAGCAACACAACAGCTAATCCATtatagtatatgtatatatatgtatatattatctTTGTTATGCCTATATTAAACCTATTTATTTCGGTTTTTGCACTTGCATAGGTGTGTGTTACCCTTTGGTAAGCCACATGTGTTGCACAAGTGACCCGGCCAAGACGTGCTCTCACACGCCCACTCGTGCTATTGGATGACCCGTTACCGTGGAAATAGAAACGATGAGGAAAGGATGGTTTATGGAGGAGGTCTGAGGTCAAATTATATTGAAGCTctgaaaaggagagaagaacaTTATTAAATATCAGAAGGTAAGTCGTACACattgactgtatattaatattaacggtctatggttgtACACTCCTTTACAATATTGATCTTTTGCTAAACCCCTTCCCCAAACAATGACTGACCGATCATAACATAGCAAGTAAGTAAGAACATTTCTCTACTAAATTTCTCTACATTTCtactaaaaaaacttttattaaaatataaagctTGTAAGGTGTAGCAACAGTATCTAAGGGGGCTGGACTAGCAGATTGGACATAAAGTTGTATATACTGGTCAGTTGGGTTTACAGTACCTATAGCTCCTTTGAACTGCCTTGACCTAACACTGAAGCACACGGTAACATTTAAGCAGACAGTTGGAGTCTTGTGTTCTCGGCACAGTGTCTGCAGCTGGTCAATCTGCTGGGGCAGAGCCAGAGACGCCTTCACCTGAATCACCGGACGGGTCCTACagcacacaggagagaaatTATTACAGCATGCTGACTGGACGGAAATACAATCATATGATTCCCTGTTAGCAATTTTCATATTAggattgtattttattgtttccaATCAGGAATATGCTtctacaaaaatgtattgttcaAAGCAAAGATTTTCTGACCACAATATGTTGTGTCCTACTTGCCCGGCAATATATGTATTATTTCCTTCCAAATCAGCAAAAATAAGGAAGCTTTGTTCCTGTACACCTGTTTGAAAGAAGACAGAACTACAACTGGAATATTTTTGTTTGAACCGAAAGCTTCCGTGTGGTTTTACCTGAGAACCACGGCCATGTCCGAGAGGAATGCACCAACCGCCACATCTGCAGAGACCGAGAGGGTTTAACCTGGATTTAGTTGTACAACGTGGAAGATGttgtgaaaaaggaaacaaatttGACTGTCCAGGTTACCCTGGTAGCCGTTGTCATCGATGTCAATGCCAGAGCTTAGCGACTGGCCAAACATCCTGAGGTCACGACCCAGGGTGGACCCAGTAAtcctctgaaaacacacacacacatcatgttGGATGTCACAGAACAGATCAAGTGTATTCAAAATTCATCTTGGGATTTAACAAAGTCACATTAAATGTAGTATGAATATTCCTTATACATGAAATTCAAGTTAGAGGATGGTCTAATAAGGCACCACATTGCCACCATAATGTGAATTGAGATGCCAGCGGAGTAGTAAAGTCTCAAATACCACTAGCATTAAAAAGGTGCTAGTGGTACAAAAAATATGcgttaattttttattaattgagAGTTAATCTGGACAATCGTGATTAATTGCGGTAAAAAATTATAATCAATTGACAGCcctaatttatatattatatcatatcatatcattattatttgtaCCTGAGATGGAGTTTGTGAGATGCCCTCCTCTCTGCCGTTGTAAATGTAGACAGCTCCTTTTAGGTCATCTTCCTGTGGGGCACCAACCGCCAcatctacacacaaacacgcacacacacacacacacacacacaagcacacagacaaacatgttttttattactgtattaGTGAGGACTCTTAGTGTCTCCATTCACTAACACGATCAGCAAAACATTAACTTTAAACTTACAAATCAATCTCCTACCATACGGTCCGCCATTATTTTGTGTTGCTTCAGAGACTTGAATTAATCTTCTGGGAGGTCAAGTATACTatacaatatgtatatttataaagGGTgtcgtgtgtgtatgtgttggaaAGGCCCTGCTAGAAAATGTTTATCAAGATGAAAGTATCCAGGATTAGTacataaaaatgagaaaacaccAGCATGGTCCTTTAATATTTAACCTGAGTCATTTGAAGATGTGAGGTTCTAAAAGGCAAAGACAGAGCAACAGTactaaagcacacacacacacacacacacacacacacacacacacacacacacacacacacacacacacacacacacacacacacacacacacacacacacacacacacacacacacacacagccttttaTCTTGCTGTTGCAGATTAGAAGGCAGGTTCAGTTACAGAGCAGAAACAGTTTGTCATTACAGTTTTATTGAACTAAATAACATATTCTGCCCCTcccacacatggacacacagatggtgggggtctgtgtgtgtgaatgtgagggCGTTGTGTTAAAAGTAAGTGATAGTTATCAGGAAGTGGCAGTTATTGTTAGTGGTGGGTGGTTTGGGAcctctttgtaaaaaaaactataaaatacaCACTATATGTGTTTTTGGTCATTCAGTGCAGTAAAAGTCATTGAAGATTTGAGTAGTGTAAGCAGTATTGATGGGTAATTTGTGATGTATCAAATATGGGTGGAAAGCTAAGGAGCTGCTCTTAAACCTCCCTAATTACCACTTTTGAGGTGCCCTTAAGCAAGAAACCCCAGCTGCTTCAGTTGAACTACTCAGTGGACAAATAAAGATAGTAGTACTTCTACTACTTAAGCCGCAGTACTATGAGTAGCTTTGAATGTGATGTAATATAGAAGCTTCAGAGTAGTAAAAACAGTAGAGCGTACAGTAGCAATATGACTATTTGCAGTGGTATTAGCAGCAATAATAATAGCAGTAGAATTAGTAGTAACAACAGAAAGAATTGTATATCCAGTAGGTATTAGTAGTATTAAAAGAACTTACCAGGGTAACCATCGTCGTCCAGGTCTCCCAGGTTGGCGATGGTCTCTCCAAACCGGGCAGCATAGGCGTCGCTGCCAGTTAATTGAAACCCCGCCTCCAACAGCTTTGCCTGAGACGGTGTCAGTTTGTAAAGTTGAGGAAGCAGACGACAAATGTATGTGTCAACAGGTCTTTTTGACAGAAGTTTGAAATTGACATGTTGTATGGAACAGCAGTGTATTGGAACAACTGATCCAAATGTTGGCCATGTTGTCTCTACAGCCCAATCCCAGATCAATATTCATTGTttcttgcctgtgtgtgtgcatgtgcgtgtgtgtgtgtgtgtgtgtgtgtgtgtgtgtgcgtgtgtgtgtgctcacctGCCCCTGGTTGATGTACACATGGACTCTTCCCTCCTCCCTAGTAATGCCTGTTGCCATGGGAGCACCCACCAACAGATCTGACAAACCATCAGCGTTCAGATCCACCGCACACACACTGGACCCAAAGTAAGATCCCAGCtacacaacaaagacacacaagtTAAGTGCTGAGAATTCCATTGTTTAGAATGGAGATGCTACTGCTAAGTGGCTCTTACCTCTTTTCCAGACACTTCAGAGACAACCCGCAGCATGTTGTTGTCTACTACAAAGATGAAGACCTGCACAGCACAAAGACACGCACTAACTTCAACCATCGAAACtacataacacaacacacagtatCAACTAAAAACATCTCAACTTCTATCACAACTCTTCCCAACACCATCAATAAGAAGTGACAATGAGGTTAACTGTCTTGATGTTGCATACCCAAACAAACATTAGACTTTCAGTGCAGTAAACAGTAAACAGaccgacagacacacaaacagacagacggacagacagtaagacagacagacagacaaatggcTACAAATGTAGGTCTTACCTTGCCCTTCTTGTTGTATTGTGGAGCTCCACCCAAGACCTCCACAGTATCAGGACTCAAAAAGTGACCGGCTCCTACAGCGTAACCTGAACGAGAGGAAGACTCAGTGTCATATATTCAGACTTTTcgagtggtggaaagtaacccATAAAATCTAAAGATTAAACCCCTGAAACCCCTGGATGGTGGCCTTTAACAAACGTGAGCGCACAATAATAACCGAATCATCTGCATTTTGTTATGAAAGATTTGACTACTATTATAAGTACATCagactgaaaatgtcaaactaagATTTGAAAAACCACTGTGACCGAGATAGGGTTAGAGTATGATATTCAGTGGTTATGGCAtgcatgcgtatgtgtgtgtgtgtgtgagagagagagaaagttgcAAACACAGCTTCTAAATCCGAATCAGAAAAAGATTTATTGCAAGTGcgttttttacacatacaaggaatttgttttggtgtgtatgTCACGCATTTTTGTGTCaagtataataatataaacaacataagtataaatatatatacacagtaagTACTAAAAATTTAGAATTAAtcaatttatatatattatataatatataaatagtacatataaatatgtatatgtactgtatatacatattaatatattaacatatattatataacaatgtgtgaatatactgtagatatacagtatatatacagtatttatatactgtaaatatataccTCCTCAGCTAATCAGTCTAATTATTATCAtcaatctttgttttttctaacacatttagatgtttttccatctttgtgtcttttctgacatgttttcaGAGTCTAGAAACCACTTCATCTGAAGAACATCACACCTTTTACCTCAGCTTCCTGTTTGTAATGTTAAGCACAAATTACCAAAAGTTGAGTTAGTTTTTCTGCAACATACCCATGTCCAATAGTAATGTAATCCTGGTGTACtgcagggtttctgcaggtttaagactttttaagactttttgaaTATCACATGGAATGCATTGTAATACATGTTTCAAGATCACAGTGGCCCAAGTATTAAAGTTTAAGAAAATATACCTATATAAGAAACTACCAGTGGGGTGGATATGAcctaaaattatttatttttatattcaattttttcaGTACTTTCAagcattataataataatttctaatGACACTAAATAGCCTTTTTGTCTTTAGCAGGtagactttacattttttaggatCCATTCAGACCTGCAGATATCCTGTACATTCCCTGTTTGTACATGTGAACATAATCAGGACAAAGAGTCAGAGCGGATAGTGGCACTGTTCCAGCAGTGAGGTGGGATGAAAGGAAACATCCCAACAGCAGCTGTATCTAAAATTAATCTCCATAAAGACAGACCTTAAACTGAAACAGAGATAAGTAACAAGTGCACTGAAAGGAAAACTGTCTCGTCACTCATGTCATTCAACTCTTTAAGCTGCAACATTACTGATCcctgatgttgttttttgataGGGATGGCAATAATATGTAGATCCAAGCCATAAGCAACCAAAGCAAGATGAAGCAACATTCAAGTCACGCTAGTGTTTTTTCACAGCACATGGCATTGTGAAAGCTGTTGACCTTGATGATATCTTCATTTAGGCAGCTCCCTGTGGGTGCTTCTTTTTGAATTATTCAAAATCAAACGGATTATGACATTTGCATTCTAACCTACAACTCTGTTGTGTTCTTTCTAGATAATTTCAGGTTTGCGGTGCATGTTTGAAGAGGTTTCAGTCTACACAGGCAGGTTTTTGAAGAGGTTTCAGTCTACACAGGCAGGACTTTATCAGAGTAGCTGGTacttttgtttgtctgtaagCATGCTGTGTCCATAATGGTGTAATGGTGTAAACGGTGTTTGTGACCACATATCCCCTGGGGAAAATCAAATCTAGAGTTTAAGCCACAGTACTGCTGTGGCATTTTGACTGTGCTCAATGCCCAGTATATAATCACTGTAGTTATGTGCCTGACTATGAAGGTTATAGACAAAAAGGGCCCTATGTTATACCTGGCACAGTGGGGTGCAAAGGctgacgcaagtgtctttgctatttttagACCGTCCCGCGTCCAcatcgtttaaatagcaaatgtgGATTTGAACACACCCTAAATGCACTTGCTTCACGCCGTGCGTTAGAGCGTTAACATAGGGACATAGACTAAAAAGCCGGTGTAGACAGCtatattgaatttttttttttcaattttctcaCGTAATTTCATGCAGCCAATCAAAACAATACTAATGTATTGTGTAAGTTTTGGGGCAAAACCTGTGGTTGTGGATCAAGATTCAGCATTCATCTGCTATATTACATCTAGTTTTAGTACTTCCAGTATGTAATGTATACTTCTCCTGTATGTTTGAACTTACAGGTAACTGTGTTTACTGCTTGGCAGGAACATTAGTATCATTAgaagcatgtacagtatattttttgcCTAGGCTGGGGTTGTGTTTCAATAACAGTAGTAGTAACTGTATCTGGCAGTACctgtagggttagggttaggaacaGGTGTGTTAGTTACCTAGGTAGCTTCCGAAGCCAACGGCTCCAGCATCGTCATCCAGATACACTGACATCCCTCCACTGGACGCGTTAAAGACCAGAACTGAACCCGTCCAATAAGACGTCCCTGGAGCCCCCATGATGATCAGATCCTGAGAAAGACACAGGTGTGATACAATGTAAACTACTACATCTCTAGTAAAGCTGATATACACATGGTCCATACAGTATCTCTAAATATCACTAAATTAGGATTTCTGTATCATTTGCTGCTTTAAAATGGAAGTTTTGGCagtctttgttgtcatttctgaaatagtaaaaatgaatttctaCATTTCAAAAGAATGAGGAATAAGAAAAGAGCAGATGGCTTACaggttttaaaaacatcatGTAAGTGTAAATGTAAGTTATACATAAGACCGCAGTGTTGGATCAAATTTAGTCTGCTGGTGAAAATAGCGAAAACAGGATTTTAATGAAGCTTAATTACCTCTGTCAGGAAGTTGGAAATACCGGCCTGACATGACCCATAATCCTCACCGAACTTCCTCTGGTGGTCTTCAAtatacagacagagacagacatgttgAGAGGTAACGGTAAACACTCAAATAAAAGACCCCAATATTTACCTTTTGAAGCTGTGTACACAGgtgtgtacacatacacactcacacaagatAGACGTGACGTCcagaaaaattcaaaaatgtgaacttttgtgtgtgtgtgtacctttgtAACATGGGATGATGGGATGAGGGTTTCCCAGATCGTTGGCGTAGCGATAACAGACTCCATTAGGCAGCTTGTGGTTCTGACCGTCTTTATTTGAGTAGTAGACGTTCTTCCAGCGGTGAGCGCAtgcctgtaaacacacacacacacacacacaaacgacaTGTGACATAAACTCATTAGGGacaataacacaatcacaagttTGCAGCAGAGTTGTTATTCTCATGACACATGTCACTGACAGAGGcagttagtgtgtgtatgtgtgtgtgtgcgtgtttgtgtgtgttgaacattatcaaccccccccccccccccccccccatctaaCACAGTGAGGAGACAGCTGCTGATGTGAATAGTTTAACCATAAATCATGACGTGGCCCTTGGGCCATGATAATTGTGAGAGACacaaaagtatttaaagtacAGTGCATAAACAAGGAAACTTATACAGTTGAATATGAATATCAGTAAGATCAGTAATTTAGGGTGTGCATTTATGACAATGTAGCATATAATTATAAATGTTCTCACTTCTCTCACAGGCTTCTTCCTTAAGACTTGACAAACTTACTCTGTTGGCCAATGGCTGcttattttaacttttgttttagtttaggGAAATAGAAATTATACTGATACTGCATTTATAAggcaaatgttcttttttttttaatatgacaGTAAGCCTATTTTTTACACCTTTGTATCaagcctctgtgtgtttgactgaCATTTGGTCAATGTTGCTGGGAGACTTTCATGATGCATTAGTGACTGAAGCGCAGCACAACCTTGTATAGCCTACACAAATTGATACaagctgtttttggtttttgaacAACATGTGTTGGTCTTATAGCCACTCAAACGCTTAACTTTTGTACCTTGATGAAGAAGTGTGCTTCAACATTTTTGAGACACAACAAGCAGATATGAACAGTTggacacaaaaatgtatcaaattaatacataattaaaacaaacaccaaTATACTGATTTCTTCTCTGTCACCCTGATATGTTGATACATTTCATGGGAGGTGCAGGTGTGCGtagggtgggtgggtgtgtgagagaaataaaatgtttgtgttacCAGGATGTGCCCTCCGTTGTCTCCAGGTTGTCTGGACAGACTGACTCCCAGCCACTGGTGATCACTCTCCGCATCGCACGTCTTTCCACAGTTCTGCacgtctgcacacacacaaaaaacacaaaacacacaatacacaacacacacatacagacacacacacatacacatacacacacacacacacacacacacacatacacataattCAACGGTTTCACACATGCAGTCTTTACTTAATTACAGATGACCAGCTGATCAATTACATGATAGACATCTGAGTTTGATGTGTTTAATCATACTCAAATCGACAGGAGCTCTGTGACCCAAAATAAAACTGGGGGTTTGTTGTGTGGATGTATTACTTCATACTGAAACATCAAGTGCGGTCCGACTAATAAATCTATGAATTTGCTTTGTAGAGCaatgtttaatatatttgaCTTCATCTTTTACTCTATCTTGCTCATTTTGTGTGTTGCACGTTTGGTGTGAGGAATAGGTTATTAGTATTTCAAATGCTGGAGATGACActtaacaacaaacacacacacacacacacacacacacagaaacacaccagCACGCATGGGGTGGCAGTGTTGGGACTCAGCAGTGATGCTGCAGCGATAAATAGCTCCTGGAGATCTAACCAATGGACTGAAGGATGAGTTTGCTACTGGGGCTCCAACCACcaacctgagagacagacagagagacagttagACAagatctgtctttgtgtctgttcaGTGTCTGAATGGCATCTGTGTGTGAACCATCAAAGAGCTTCTCTCATTGACAAAAACAGGCTAATTAGCAtgcacccacaaacacacacagacacagtcctACTGTGAGGATTGCAGCTCATAGAGCATCACTATgataattaaatgaatttaaatcTACTGATCTCTGGCAGATAAACAAAGGGTCAATAGTAGACCAACAGACCTTCATTTGCAGGTTAATCGAAGACCAACAAGCTGATCAACAGAG is a window of Etheostoma cragini isolate CJK2018 chromosome 11, CSU_Ecrag_1.0, whole genome shotgun sequence DNA encoding:
- the itga4 gene encoding integrin alpha-4 is translated as MQPSAGGGSACCSLVLVLVQVMVLVHPAVGYSLDQEHALEFSGPPSSMFGYSVLLHRHGAHSWLVVGAPVANSSFSPLVRSPGAIYRCSITAESQHCHPMRADVQNCGKTCDAESDHQWLGVSLSRQPGDNGGHILACAHRWKNVYYSNKDGQNHKLPNGVCYRYANDLGNPHPIIPCYKDHQRKFGEDYGSCQAGISNFLTEDLIIMGAPGTSYWTGSVLVFNASSGGMSVYLDDDAGAVGFGSYLGYAVGAGHFLSPDTVEVLGGAPQYNKKGKVFIFVVDNNMLRVVSEVSGKELGSYFGSSVCAVDLNADGLSDLLVGAPMATGITREEGRVHVYINQGQAKLLEAGFQLTGSDAYAARFGETIANLGDLDDDGYPDVAVGAPQEDDLKGAVYIYNGREEGISQTPSQRITGSTLGRDLRMFGQSLSSGIDIDDNGYQDVAVGAFLSDMAVVLRTRPVIQVKASLALPQQIDQLQTLCREHKTPTVCLNVTVCFSVRSRQFKGAIELQYNLTSDLLHKPSFPHRFYFHGNGSSNSTSGRVRARLGRVTCATHVAYQRKEVRDIFTPVKFEVSYSHRETNTHKASSKTFPPLKPILQQSKGHQNTVTNQTWFVRSCSLLNCSTNMQLSAQLELPDQQQYFALGSGQAIMLKTSILNSGDDAFLPRLTLRFPNNIHYIKVLLNQNNVVSCDVTQEVNSTTAGVDCSVTSLLIAAHSQLNINFLLDVNQNSTPGDIIIHVNTSSDNYEKEEYLHDNSISLLLPLKYGVNVNIHGFVTPTSFVFGDEDNTPVDCYAERFNYTYKVLNSGPSRSLDTVVDISLPKILTPYRHRLLQVVDWQSSQGMCSISDTTVSVIEDCDVPEASFIQNLILFFSSTSTRRMFCGRSDELCEWLECRLGNLEAGRDAFIQLEIRLNPAVLLQAPGRLGVMKLESTAMMSNPRESPHTILISEQPVAQVVVEALFTQKPSTTVKVFIIVVSLVLGLMILAALIWCLWKAGFFKREFQKEEEEEFKRDSWDYVPKHDKRQSTA